ACGTTATTGGGACTTTGAATTCTCGGAATTGGCAACTTCTATCATTCAACCCTATTGTTTTCAGGAGCCACCCCATGTCAGTCAATGCACAAGCCCGCCCGCCCCTACCGCCCTTTACTCGCGAGTCGGCCATCGAAAAAGTTCGCCTGGCCGAAGACGGCTGGAACTCCCGCGACCCAGAACGGGTTTCCCTGGCCTACACCCTGGACACCCAGTGGCGTAACCGCGCCGAATTCGCCCACAACCGCGAAGAAGCCAGGCAGTTCCTGAGCCGTAAATGGGCCAGGGAACTGGAGTATCGATTGATCAAGGAGTTGTGGGCGTTCACCGGCAACCGCATCGCCGTGCGCTATGCCTATGAGTGGCATGACGACTCCGGCAACTGGTTTCGTTCCTACGGAAATGAAAACTGGGAGTTCGATGAAAACGGCCTGATGGCCAACCGCTTTGCCTGCATCAACGATAAGCCGATCCAGGAAAGCGAACGCAAGTTCCACTGGCCGCTGGGGCGTCGCCCGGATGATCACCCGGGCTTGTCAGACCTAGGCCTGTAGCTCTCTTACCCTCTGTAGGAGCGAGCTTGCTCGCTCCTACAAAAAGCGATTACCGAAAGGCATCAGTCCTGATTCAGCCCGACCCGATACAACACGCCATTATCCTCATCCGTCAGCACATACAGAAACCCATCCGGCCCCTGCCGCACGTCACGAATTCGCGCTTTCAACTCGCCCAGCAAACGTTCCTCGTGAACGACCCTGTCACCCTCGAACTGCAACCGAATCAACTCCTGAGTGCCCAGCGCACCGATAAACAGGTTGTGCTGCCACACCTTGAACCGGTCGGCGTCGTAGAACGCCATACCGCTGATGGCCGGGGACTTCTCCCAGACATGGTGGGGCTGCACCGTGCCTTCTGCCGTTTTGCCCTTGGCTTCGGGAATCGGTAGCAGGGAGTAGTTGATGCCGTGGGTCGCCAGCGGCCAGCCGTAGTTCTTGCCGCGCTCGATGATGTTCACTTCATCGCCCCCACGCGGCCCGTGCTCGTTTTCCCAGATCGTACCGCTCCACGGGTTCAGCGCCAGGCCCTGTGGGTTACGCTGGCCGTAGGACCAGATCTCGGGACGTACACCGGGTTGGCCGACGAAGGGGTTGTCATCCGGTACGCGGCCATCTGGATAGATGCGCACAACTTTGCCTTGCAGCTTGTCCAGGTCCTGGGCGGTCGGTCGGTCGTTGTTCTCGCCCAGGGTCACGAACAGATAGCCGTCACGATCGAACGCCAGGCGCGAGCCGAAGTGGTTGCCGGTAGACAGCTTGGGCTCCTGGCGCAGGATCACCTTGAAGTTCTCCAGGCCGCTCATGTCAGCAGACAGGCGCCCGCGCCCCACAGCGGTTCCGGCTTTGCCATCCTGCCCGCCGCCTTCGGCGTACGACAGGTAGACCATACGGTCCTGCTTGAAGTCGGGTGACAACACCACATCCAGTAACCCGCCCTGCCCCTTGGCCCACACTTGTGGTACCCCTTTCAATGGAGCGGAAAGCTTACCGTCGGGACTGACAAATCGCAGATGCCCGGGAAGCTCGGTCACCAGGAAGCCCTGCCGATCCGGGAGAAACGCCAGCGCCCAGGGATGATCCAGGCCTTTGGCGATCGGCGTGACGGTGATACTGCCTTGCTCGCTGGGGAATTGCTGGCTATCGGCGGCATAAACGGTGGTCAGCGGCAGCAGCGTGGCGGCACACACAGCCGCTAGCAGAGTTTTGCGTAGAAACATAAGGCGAAGTCCTTACCGGCGATTGCCGTTGGCATCATAGGTGGGTGCTTTGGTTTCGGTGGCCGGGCGACTGGGAGCTGCGTCGCGCTTGGGATACGTATTGCCGATTCCGCGGTTTTCCACGGTCGGCCGAGGGCCGGTGGGCGCAGTCTGGATACCGCCGGCCGCAGGTGCATTGGGCTGAGTGCCCTGCATGCTATTGGGGTTGGCCCGGTGAATCGGGCTGTTATTGGTGTCGTATTGGCCCGGCAGGTTTTGTGCCTGGGCCCAAGGCGCCAGGGCCAGGCCCAGCGCAAGTACTGCAAGATAACGTACATAACCCTTCATGACGGAGCCTCTCTATGCCGAGTACTACGTGCTTTCGATAACACGCTACGCCATGGGTTCGGCTTGCGACACTAAATAGTTTCTCATCAGGTGTAACACGATCTGTCCGAGCATCTGCCCGCCGAAACTTTTGCCGCGCCCTGCGAGTCACCACAACAGGCTCACTTTTTAAGGAATCGGAGTTATGCCACGGGCAATCTGGAAAGGCGCTATCAGTTTCGGTCTGGTTCATATCCCGGTGTCGCTGGTCTCGGCGACATCTTCCCAAGGCGTTGATTTCGACTGGCTGGACAAACGCAGCATGGACCCGGTCGGCTACAAGCGCATCAACAAAACCACGGGCAAGGAAGTCACCAAGGAGCATATCGTCAAGGGCGTCGCCTTTGAGAAGGGCCGTTATGTGGTGCTCAGCGAAGATGAAATTCGCTCGGCCCATCCGAAATCGACCCAGACCATTGAGATCATCGCGTTTGTCGCCGCTGACCAGATCCCCCTGCAAAACATCGACACGCCCTACTTCCTGGCGCCAGACAAACGCGGCGGCAAGGTCTATGCACTGCTGCGCGAAACCCTGAAGAAAACCGGCAAGGTCGCCCTGGCCAATGTGGTGCTGCATACCAAACAGCACTTGGCCGCGTTGATGCCGCTCGAATCGGCCCTGGTACTGGTGATGCTGCGCTGGCCCGCGGAAGTGCGCAGCCTGGACGAGCTGGAACTCGGTGCCGATGTAACCAAACCGACCCTGGCCAAGGGTGAGTTGGATATGGCCAAGCGCCTGGTGGAAGACATGAGCGCAGACTGGCAACCCGACGAGTACCGCGACAGCTTCCAGGACAAGATCATGGCGCTGGTGGCGAAAAAGGCCAAGGCCGGCAAGATCGAAGACGTGGAGTCGAGCCAAGACAGCGAGGAGCGCAAATCCGCCGACGTTATCGACCTGACCGAACTGCTTAAACGCAGCCTGGCGGGCAAACCCGCGGCGAAAAAGCCCGCCGCGAAGAAATCCAACAAAAAGGCCTCTTGAGCCTGCCATTGACTGGAGCACGACATGGCAAAGCCCCTGAGCGAATACAACCGCAAGCGCGATTTCAAGATCACCGCCGAACCCGCCGGCAGCTCACCCGCCAGCAAGCGGAAAGCCTCGGCGCTGAGCTTCGTGATTCAAAAGCATGATGCGCGCAACCTGCATTATGACTTTCGCCTGGAACTCGATGGCGTGCTGTTGAGCTGGGCGGTGCCCAAGGGCCCGAGCCTGGACCCAAGCCAGAAGCGCCTGGCGGTCCACGTTGAAGACCACCCCCTGAGCTATGGCGGTTTCGAGGGCAGCATTCCAGCCGGCCAATATGGCGCAGGCGATGTGATTGTGTGGGACCGAGGTATCTGGCAGCCCCATGATGAGCCGCGCAAAGCCTATGCGGCCGGCAAGCTCAAGTTCACGCTGGTGGGCGAAAAACTCGCTGGGGATTGGACCCTGGTACGCACCCGACTCAAGGGCAGTGGCGACAAGGAGCAGTGGCTGCTGATCAAGGAAAAAGACCAGCAGGCACGCCCCGCTTCTGAATACGATATTGTCGACGCCAAGCCTGCCAGCGTGCTCAGCGATGCGGTGGTCGGCACGCCCAAGGCCAGGGCCCCAGTCCAAAAAAAGCCAGCGCCAAAGGCCAAGGCCCGCACGCAAGTGAGCGCCATACCCGAAGAATTTGCCCCGCAATTGGCGACCTTGGTCGATCGCGCCCCCGAGGGCGATTGGAGCTACGAGATCAAGTTCGACGGTTATCGCATTCTCGCGCGCATCCATGACGGTGAAGTGCGCCTGTTCACTCGCAACGGCCACGACTGGACCGAACGCCTGCCGCGCCAGGCCAAAGCCTTGCAAGCCCTCAAGCTCAAGGACAGCTGGCTGGATGGCGAAGTGGTCAGCCTCAACGGCGACGGCTTGCCGGATTTTCAGGCATTGCAGAATGCCTTCGATATCGGCCGCAGCCTGGACATCGTCTATTACCTGTTTGATGCCCCCTTCCTGAACGGCCGTGATCAACGCGAAGATCCGGTCGAGGAGCGTCGGGCTGCGCTTAAAGCTGCGCTCGCCGGCAGCAAAAGCAAACTGCTGCGTTTCTCCGAAGCCTTTGCCGCCAACCACCGCGATATTTTCGAAAGTGCCTGCGACCTGGCGCTCGAAGGCGTGATCGGCAAGCGTGTAGGCAGCCCCTATGTGTCCCGCCGCAGTGCTGACTGGATCAAGCTCAAATGCCGCCTTCGCCAGGAGTTCGTGATTGTGGGCTACACCCGCCCTCAGGGTTCGCGCAGCGGGTTTGGCGCGTTGCTGCTGGCGGTCAACGATGAAACCGGGCTGGTATATGCCGGGCGTGTGGGCACCGGATTTGATCAGGCCACGTTGAAATCCATCTACGCCAAGCTCACGCCGCTGGAGCGCAAGGACTCGCCCTTGCATAAGCCTTTGACCAGCACCCAGGCCCGTGGCGTGCATTGGGTCGAGCCGCGCCTGGTGGGTGAAGTGCAATTCGCCGAATGGACGCGTGAAGGCGTGGTGCGCCAGGCCGCCTTTGTGGGGCTGCGCACTGATAAGCCTGCGTCGCAGATCATTCATGAACAGCCGCGTGCGGCAAAGTCGGTCAATGCCTCGAAGACGCAGAAAACCGATAAAGCCGACACAGCGGTGAAGAACGTGAAAATCACCCACCCCGATCGCATTATCGACAAGCACAGTGGCACGCAAAAACAGCAATTGGCGCAGTTCTACGCCGACATCAGCGAATGGATCCTGCCGTTCCTGCGCGGTCGTCCTGTGTCACTGCTGCGCGCGCCCGAAGGCATCGAAGGGGAGCAGTTTTTTCAGAAGCACTCCGAACGCCTGACAATTCCCCACATCAAGCAACTGGATCAGGCCCTGGATCCCGGTCATGCACGCCTGATGGAGGTAGACAGCGCAGAGGCGCTGGCCGGCGCCGTGCAAATGGGCACTGTCGAGTTGCATATCTGGGGCGCCACTACGGACAAGATTGAAACCCCTGACCTGTTCGTCCTGGACCTCGACCCGGACCCGGCCCTGCCTTGGAAATCCATGCTGGAAGCGGCCGAACTGACCCTGTCGGTGCTGGATGAGCTGGGCTTGCAAGCCTTCGTCAAGACCAGCGGCGGTAAAGGTCTGCACCTGATCGTGCCACTGGCCCGGCGTGATGGCTGGGACGCCGTCAAAGCATTCGCCAAGGCCATTGCCCAGTTTATGAGCCAGCAACTGCCCGAACGCTTTACCGCCACCAGCGGCCCTAAAAACCGTGTAGGCAAGATCTTTATCGACTACCTGCGCAACGCCCGTGGCGCCAGCACTGTGGCGGCATACTCCGTGCGTGCACGGCCGGGTTTGCCGGTATCGGTGCCGGTCAGTCGGGAAGAGTTGAAAGGGTTGCGTGGCGCCCAGCAGTGGACGGTGGCGAACCTGCATGAGCGTCTTCAGGGTTTGAAGGGCGACCCATGGGCCGGCTATGCCAATCGGCAGAAGATCAGCAAGAAGATGTGGGACAAGCTGGGCGCAAAACCACCGCAGTGATTCGCGCCCGACACAGGGTTCAGATAAGAATGAAGATCAGCGCCAGACCGGCAAAAATCGCCCATTTCTCCAGGTAGTAGCGAGTGCGGTTGCGCTTTTTGAGCTCCTTGCCGCGCAGGCGGATCTTGTACAAGCGGGTAAAGGCGCGGTTGAGGCCGCCGGTCTTGTCGCCATCATCATTGGGCGAGCCTGCAGCGGCCATTACATTGCGGCTGAACCAACGGTTGAATGCCGCCGCCCAGCGGTACTTCATCGGGCGTTCGATATCGCAGAACAGAATGATACGGTTCTGCTGGGTGGTGTTTTCTGCGTAGTGAATGTAGGTCTCGTCGAACATCACCGGCTCGCCGTCGCGCCAGTAATAGCTCTCGCCATCCACATTGATGTAGCACCCTGGGTCGTTGGGGGTATCGAGCCCCAGGTGGTACCGATAGGAGCCCGCGTACGGGTCACGGTGGCGCACCAGCTTGGAGCCCGGTGGCAGTTCGGCGAACATCGCGGCCTTGATCGAGCCAATCCCTTGCACCAACTCGGTGGTGCGCGGGCACAGCTTCATCGCCGATGGGTGGCTGTCGCCATACCACTTGAGGTAAAAGCGCTTCCAGCCCGACTTGAAAAACGAGTTGAAACCCACGTCGTTGTACTGATCCGAACGTTTGATCTCCCCGGCCCGCATCAGGTTCTGGCCTTCCTCGCGGATCTCTTGCCAATGTTCCTGCAAGGGGCTCAGGTCTGGAAAATCGCTGGGCGACAGATAGGGACGGCTGGGCTGCCTGGAGAACAAGTAGAGAAAACAGTTGATCGGCGCCAGGAACGTCGAGTGATCGCTAAGCTGGCGACCCAGCTTGTGTCGCACCCGACCACGCAGGTGTACATACGCAATGGAGGCAACGTAGAGAGCAACAATGATGAGTTTCAAGGGATTCGTCACAAGTCAGGGAGAGAACAGGCTGCTCCTGCGGGCCCACAACGGCCGAGGATGGATATGCAGCACCTGAAATCACAATTCACGTACAGGTGACACGGCCGGCTGGGCGACCTTGCGGCGTGTAACCATTGGCGGTTATTTAGCCATACTTTGTAACCAAAGGTTAACTAAGAATTGTGAAAAGCTGTCTACTGAGTGTGCTGGGGTGGGAACAGGCAGGCGTTCCCGCCCACCTGCTTAAAGGTTTTGCTGAAATTATTGCGGGGTGTCCTTAGTCTCGCGGCGGGGCAAACTGCCGTCTCCCAACGCCGTAAAGGGTACGGCCTGGCTACGACTGCGGATGAAGTAGCGAATGAGCGCGATCATGAGTCCCACCAACAGGCCACCCACCAGACTCAAAGCAATGATCAGCGATTTTTTCGGCTTGATCGGCGCCAGAGGCTCCTGGGCGCGACGGTCGATCGTCACCAGCTTGAGGTTGCTCATGTCGATGTTCAAGCCACGCAGCCTGGCGACTTCAGCGCGAAGCGGCTCGACGTCCTGCAGGAATATGTCCTCATTGCCGCGCTTGCGCAGCACCTCGACTTCGCGGTTGCTTTCGAGCAGTTGCAAATCCTTGCCGATCTCGGCAATTCGCGGGTTGGTGAAGTCATCGCTGGTGCGCTGTTGCAGCGCAGCGCGTTCGGCTTCCAGAGCTTCGGTGCCCATGAAGTACAGCGGGATCTTCTGATTGTTCACCTCTGTGCGCATGACCTGGCTCGACCCACTGCGCGTGGAGTCAGCCATGGAAGATGGCGTCGTCGGGGTGCGGATGCCCATGGACTTGGCAATAGAGATGGCTTCCGCCAGCTCGGCCAGGCGATTGGTACGCTCCATCTTCATCTGCAGGCGCAGCGCGCTGAGCTCATCCTGCAACTGGGCACGCTTGAGTCGGTCAGCCTCGAGCAACTTGGCGATCTTGGATTCCTTTTCCGTATCGTAGTTGTCACGGGCGGCGTTGATCTTGCCTTTGAGTTCGCTCAAGCGGTTATTGACGATCACCTTGAGGTCGGCACCCACCTGCTGACGCTCGGCAGCGATGGCGTAGTCTACAAAGCCGTTGAGAATCGCGACACCATCAACGTCTGTCGGGTATTGCAGTTCCAAGCGAATATAGCTGCTCAGCGAGTCTGATTTCTTCGGGTCCGGCAGGATCAGGTTGACAGAGTTTCGATTGAACGCCTCAAAGCTTTGCTCAAGGCTCTGCCCCGGCTTCTTGAACGCCTTGAACAATTCCTCGTGTTCCTTGAAAAATCCCAAGCGCGCCTCGTAAGAGTCTAACTGTGCTCCCACTTTCATCAGGGCATCAGCGGGAGGCAACTTATAGACTTCCGAACGGTTCAACGCATCCAGTTCGTTGATTGCCGCAGGCCGCAGCACACTGCTGACTTCATAAGTCTTGGGTGCCAGGAACGCGTACCCCGCCCCTAATACGCCCACCAGAAGCGTGCATCCGACTACCAGCTTTTTTTGTCGCCAGATGGCGTGAAACAATTCAAACAGATCAATTTCATCAGACGCTACGGAGGGCGGGAGCGGGGAAGTGCGATTCAAAATAAGAACACCTTAAAATAATACTAAAAGGCCATCATTCTCAGAAGCCTGAATGGCTTCAAAAATCAGGGACAACGCCCTGGATACGCCGGACCGGTGGCGATGTGACCACTTAGCCAGCCGAAATATCCCACATTCTCAAGGATTATTTCGGTTTTATATCGAGGAGTAGTACAAATGGCGCAGCCATTGTCGGACTTGCGCGCTTGCAAGCATAGTCAATAGAACATCAAAATGCTGTCAAATAGCTGTCTTCTAAAGAAAAAACTTATCCGCCTGCGTCGTGGTTGTGTACCTGATGCAACGGGGCGCTTCCCTGATCAGCAATAAGGAATTTGCATGCTGTCTGTTTCAACTCTCGATTTACGCGGCTTACAAGGCACCTGGGAGCAGACTGCCCTTGAAGACAGTGGCATCCTCAACCCCGCCGACGCCCACAGTGCGCCAGGGGCTATTACCACCATTACGGGCGATTGCTTCGAAGTGACCACCGTCAACGGTGATCGACTGCTGGCAGGGCGTTTTTTCCTGGATGCCAGTACCACGCCCAAAAGCATTACCTGGATTGACGCTATCGGCGATGACGCGGGCAAGCAGCTTCCCGCCAGTTACCGGCTCGACGGCGATGATTTCGTATTTATCGCAGCGGATGAAGGCATG
This genomic stretch from Pseudomonas synxantha BG33R harbors:
- a CDS encoding DUF1348 family protein, translating into MSVNAQARPPLPPFTRESAIEKVRLAEDGWNSRDPERVSLAYTLDTQWRNRAEFAHNREEARQFLSRKWARELEYRLIKELWAFTGNRIAVRYAYEWHDDSGNWFRSYGNENWEFDENGLMANRFACINDKPIQESERKFHWPLGRRPDDHPGLSDLGL
- a CDS encoding PQQ-dependent sugar dehydrogenase, which translates into the protein MFLRKTLLAAVCAATLLPLTTVYAADSQQFPSEQGSITVTPIAKGLDHPWALAFLPDRQGFLVTELPGHLRFVSPDGKLSAPLKGVPQVWAKGQGGLLDVVLSPDFKQDRMVYLSYAEGGGQDGKAGTAVGRGRLSADMSGLENFKVILRQEPKLSTGNHFGSRLAFDRDGYLFVTLGENNDRPTAQDLDKLQGKVVRIYPDGRVPDDNPFVGQPGVRPEIWSYGQRNPQGLALNPWSGTIWENEHGPRGGDEVNIIERGKNYGWPLATHGINYSLLPIPEAKGKTAEGTVQPHHVWEKSPAISGMAFYDADRFKVWQHNLFIGALGTQELIRLQFEGDRVVHEERLLGELKARIRDVRQGPDGFLYVLTDEDNGVLYRVGLNQD
- a CDS encoding Ku protein → MPRAIWKGAISFGLVHIPVSLVSATSSQGVDFDWLDKRSMDPVGYKRINKTTGKEVTKEHIVKGVAFEKGRYVVLSEDEIRSAHPKSTQTIEIIAFVAADQIPLQNIDTPYFLAPDKRGGKVYALLRETLKKTGKVALANVVLHTKQHLAALMPLESALVLVMLRWPAEVRSLDELELGADVTKPTLAKGELDMAKRLVEDMSADWQPDEYRDSFQDKIMALVAKKAKAGKIEDVESSQDSEERKSADVIDLTELLKRSLAGKPAAKKPAAKKSNKKAS
- a CDS encoding LPS O-antigen chain length determinant protein WzzB, which encodes MNRTSPLPPSVASDEIDLFELFHAIWRQKKLVVGCTLLVGVLGAGYAFLAPKTYEVSSVLRPAAINELDALNRSEVYKLPPADALMKVGAQLDSYEARLGFFKEHEELFKAFKKPGQSLEQSFEAFNRNSVNLILPDPKKSDSLSSYIRLELQYPTDVDGVAILNGFVDYAIAAERQQVGADLKVIVNNRLSELKGKINAARDNYDTEKESKIAKLLEADRLKRAQLQDELSALRLQMKMERTNRLAELAEAISIAKSMGIRTPTTPSSMADSTRSGSSQVMRTEVNNQKIPLYFMGTEALEAERAALQQRTSDDFTNPRIAEIGKDLQLLESNREVEVLRKRGNEDIFLQDVEPLRAEVARLRGLNIDMSNLKLVTIDRRAQEPLAPIKPKKSLIIALSLVGGLLVGLMIALIRYFIRSRSQAVPFTALGDGSLPRRETKDTPQ
- the lpxO gene encoding lipid A hydroxylase LpxO, whose protein sequence is MKLIIVALYVASIAYVHLRGRVRHKLGRQLSDHSTFLAPINCFLYLFSRQPSRPYLSPSDFPDLSPLQEHWQEIREEGQNLMRAGEIKRSDQYNDVGFNSFFKSGWKRFYLKWYGDSHPSAMKLCPRTTELVQGIGSIKAAMFAELPPGSKLVRHRDPYAGSYRYHLGLDTPNDPGCYINVDGESYYWRDGEPVMFDETYIHYAENTTQQNRIILFCDIERPMKYRWAAAFNRWFSRNVMAAAGSPNDDGDKTGGLNRAFTRLYKIRLRGKELKKRNRTRYYLEKWAIFAGLALIFILI
- a CDS encoding TIGR03067 domain-containing protein, yielding MLSVSTLDLRGLQGTWEQTALEDSGILNPADAHSAPGAITTITGDCFEVTTVNGDRLLAGRFFLDASTTPKSITWIDAIGDDAGKQLPASYRLDGDDFVFIAADEGMPRPTVFSTGPGQTMRTFVRRS
- the ligD gene encoding DNA ligase D, yielding MAKPLSEYNRKRDFKITAEPAGSSPASKRKASALSFVIQKHDARNLHYDFRLELDGVLLSWAVPKGPSLDPSQKRLAVHVEDHPLSYGGFEGSIPAGQYGAGDVIVWDRGIWQPHDEPRKAYAAGKLKFTLVGEKLAGDWTLVRTRLKGSGDKEQWLLIKEKDQQARPASEYDIVDAKPASVLSDAVVGTPKARAPVQKKPAPKAKARTQVSAIPEEFAPQLATLVDRAPEGDWSYEIKFDGYRILARIHDGEVRLFTRNGHDWTERLPRQAKALQALKLKDSWLDGEVVSLNGDGLPDFQALQNAFDIGRSLDIVYYLFDAPFLNGRDQREDPVEERRAALKAALAGSKSKLLRFSEAFAANHRDIFESACDLALEGVIGKRVGSPYVSRRSADWIKLKCRLRQEFVIVGYTRPQGSRSGFGALLLAVNDETGLVYAGRVGTGFDQATLKSIYAKLTPLERKDSPLHKPLTSTQARGVHWVEPRLVGEVQFAEWTREGVVRQAAFVGLRTDKPASQIIHEQPRAAKSVNASKTQKTDKADTAVKNVKITHPDRIIDKHSGTQKQQLAQFYADISEWILPFLRGRPVSLLRAPEGIEGEQFFQKHSERLTIPHIKQLDQALDPGHARLMEVDSAEALAGAVQMGTVELHIWGATTDKIETPDLFVLDLDPDPALPWKSMLEAAELTLSVLDELGLQAFVKTSGGKGLHLIVPLARRDGWDAVKAFAKAIAQFMSQQLPERFTATSGPKNRVGKIFIDYLRNARGASTVAAYSVRARPGLPVSVPVSREELKGLRGAQQWTVANLHERLQGLKGDPWAGYANRQKISKKMWDKLGAKPPQ